In Anopheles arabiensis isolate DONGOLA chromosome 2, AaraD3, whole genome shotgun sequence, the genomic window TCGTTGGCAGTCGCTGGGACGTCGCTGCGGAGAAGATCTTCCCCGGTGGAAACAATTCCTCCACCGTTATTGCTTCCAACTCGATTTGCTCTTCCTTGTTGTCGTTTTTTGGCTTTCGCTTACGACGTCGGCTTGGTTTGCGGGTAAGCTCCGGTGCTTCAGGTGGTGCCGGGCGTTGATTCGTTGCTCCAGTAGTAGCACGTGATGGCggattattttccttttcgaGTTTAGTTTGCTGTTGGGCGATATCGGCTGACTCACAGTTAACGGTGGCTGCTTCCGGTTTCGGTTTTTTGTGCGAACGGTTTCGTttctaaaaaagaaaaacgaacaaTTTAATTCACTCCTTTCATTATCCGCACTCGACTTATGCTTCTAGTGCAAAACACCATGCAATTCTACTAAATTTTACCAGCGTGCAGCCGAAAGGAAATTTCTTGTGCAAACAGGGCCATTGATGTAAGGGAGGTAGGTAAGAAAAGCAACAGTGCCAAttgaaaaccaaacacacaaacgcacacacacacgttacaTGCCGACTGGCCATTCCGTACGGTACCTTTTTCAACGTTCCAGCTTCCGTTGAAGCGACGGTCTCCATGGTTGGTGAAGAGGGGTTAAGTTATGGGTGCGAGAGTGGGTCTACTAATCTTTATGCAGTTAGCTAATTCGAGTTTTGTTCACAAACAAGACATAATTCCGGCAGCACCGTAGCAAGCAAACGGCATTTGCCCGGCACCGGCAGCACGCAAAAGAGATAGTCGGAAGGAGAAAGTAGAAACATTTGTTAAAAGGACAACATCTACCGGGGGGAAAGGGATCGAATCCATCGATCAGAACGAGCAATCTGGTTCCAAGGGAAAACAACGATGCGATTATGTAAAGGAAACGTTGTTCCGTTTGAAATGTAAAGTTAGTGGCAGATACGTTCGCACGAGTAAAACGTGAACTGGAACCGGGCTGTGCATTACCTTGGGTGGCAGAGGGCACCTCtttttttgcctgttttgcAACGTAGCAGGAATCCTTCTTTTACCACCCGGGGAAGATTGCCTGGAGCAGCGTGAAACCAAGCTCCAGCGATTGGAATAAGCTGCCCTGTCGTTCTGGAAGCTACAATGAAATGATGAAAGAGTAGAGTGTGTTGTGGAATTGCACCTTTTTATCTCAAAGGTATTTTTTACTcacttttaaaaaataaataaagatttGCTCGTGAGGCAAGGAAACAGACGAGTGAGAAGACGGATACATtcgacggagagagagagagaggacgaTTGCGTTTGACGTAAGTGCAAGTGCGGCAAGTGACAGTTCGAGTTCGAATTACCCAAGGTACATTCAGAAGATTAGGTGGTACAAAAGCGCTTTTGGAAAACCTTTCGTTATTTGAAATCCGTTAGCTTAGTTTCCGTACACGAAACAGATTTCTTGTTTCTTAAGtgcaattttgtatttttattgacTTAATCGGAAAAAGGAGTGATATTAACGAAAGATTTGACGAATATTTTTTGCCACAAAAACTACCTACCacccagtgctgcaaaatgtcatgatcatcacgagatgttcacgaaagtgcgtcatgacatgccgaacaTGACATGCGGGTGATTGAGTGCTTAATGCTGTCGCAAGCACAACATGACTTATTTTGACTGTGAACAGTCATGCCATATGCCattgtttcagtcaccaacactcatgaatgaaacgaagctcaaatcagctcacgcacacaactgagatgattaGAGGAGAagctcaaacagttggtgtaTCAATATCAtgtttggtgacattttgtttagcacccaacgCATGATCACTCACATGGAACCATTCGCAAGCACCGCATGACTATCGCATCTTccatgactatcgtgatgatcaccgacagaaaatatcgttaccaagtgactgaccaaaagttggttgcacaaaatATCACTAAGCATGTGATAGTCGCttcaactgtttgagtatcacctctgatcatcacaataGAGCTCGTGGTGctgaaattattttatttcagccggaatttgtaatgactatgtcagtgacattttgcagaactgattaCTGTAAATAAAAGTCATGACAAAGTAATTGAACAACAACATCTGAACAAGCGATGGtaacaaaaatgtcacgaagcatgtATTAGTCACACCAATTGTTTTGAGTATGGTTATCATTGAGTATGGATATTggttatcacaattgagtacgtgacgctggcATGGATTTTGGTTCAGATTGTTTTATGACTTTgaaagtgacattttgcagcactacTTTTACCACCCCCTTAAACTTGCCTTCAGAAACAGAATGTTTCAAACAGCAGTAACGGCTTTCGAACgctgatttaaaaaaaaaatctgttccCAAGGTATGCAGAGAAGCGCTACATTGTGCGAGTTGTGCGTGTGCAAACCGTACCGCATGTTGCGTGAAAGTTTTTGCCTAAACATGGAAAAAGGGGTTGCGTGAAACGGGGTGGCTGGcgttacgcacacacacacacacgcattcgcacgcatacgcacacacacacacacacacgcagagcaACGCCAAATAGAAGGCAAGGAATCCCATTTCCTCCGAGGTGTAGAGCGAAGGTTTTGTTTGCAGCCGGACGAAAACGGCAACGCGGGTGGTTAAAAATAAACTGGCCGTCTCTGCCGTTTTTTTGGGTGTTCGCTGGCTTCTTCAGTTTGTTGGTCGGGATCGCGAGCGCAGCACCAGAGCACCAAGTGCACGCACGCGAGCATATTTTtcccccgcgctgtgtgtgccgCAGCTTCACTCGCTGGTGAATGGTGGTGTGTTAGCACTGCTCCCCTACACGGTCCGCCGACGGAACGAGGTGCCGAgtgtgcatttgttttgttggacGCGCGTTTTGCAATATCGTGCCGGGGGTTTCCAGTGGCGGAGCAGCAAACCGCAAACCTCCGCAACCCGAGGGAAACCATGACAACGTACTCGACCGACAGTCAAGGTAAGCGGGGTAGAATCCATCCGAGTTTCCAGCTTGCATAATGATGGAGCCATTGAGAGAACAGAAAATAACCCTCCCCCTCACTATCACTCTCTGCTTTCGTGCGTGTAGGAAAATTCATTCCGGCCACCCAGCGGCCGGACGGGACCTGGCGCAAACCGCGCCGCGTACGCGATGGTTACGTACCGCAGGAGGAGGTCCCGCTGTACGAGAGTAAGGGCAAACAGTTCGCCCAGAAACCGACCCTACCGCCCGGTCTCTCGCCGGAGGTAGTGCAGAAGGCAAAGGAAAAGCGTGAGCGCGAGCGGTTGCGGCAGGCGCGTGAAGAGCAGCAGCGAAAGGAGCAGCAGAACAAAAAGCAGCAGGCAGGCGCCCTTCCGCCCGGCGTGCTAGCCGTGGACGGTGGTGCGGTGGGGGGCAACAGTGACAAACAAAAgtccggcggtggtggtggtgggacgAAGAATGCTGCGGGGGCAGCATCTCGTAGCAGCAAAAAGACGCCCGAACTGCCCGACATACTGTTGGATCAGCGGCCGGCGGGCAAAGCGAAGCAaccacagcaacacacaaaaacgtcACAGCAAAAGTCCACtaccgccgcagcagcagcagcagtcagcaACAACAGTGATTCTACCGTGGATGAGCTGGCAAGTGCACTGGCTTCCGGGGCACAGCTGGCCGGGGCCGATGCGCAGCAGCTTGAGGTGGCGAAAAAGCTACGCAAGCTGCGGAAGAAGATACGCGAAATCGAGGCAATCGAAACGAAGCTACGCTCCACCGACGGGCCGAAGCTGGACAAGGACCAGCTGGAAAAGGTGAAACGGAAACCGGACATACTGCAGGAGATCGAGGAGCTCGAAGTGCAATATTCAGCCGGTGCcatgtgatgatgatggggatgCTGCTAAAGGAAGGTGTGCGGCTGGGAGGCGCTCTAGGAAGCGAACGAACCAGCAGAGCTGTGTTAGAGCAGTGGCACTGCATTTATGTTTAGTAAGGAACCGGGCTGTAGAGGCAACTAGGGAAGCTTCTAACCACTCGCCGCGCGTTGCCAGCCAGAAGAGCTAGGTTTCTTCATTGTACAAACTCACTTGTAATCCAGCGCAGCGGGTGAATTCAAGCAATGATTGTGAGTATCGtaggggaaaaagggaaggtCGACCGCAGCTTCTCCGGTACAAAACTTGCCAACGGTGTAGGGAGGGGAGCGCCAATGTTTacacgtttgtttttgtatgtcgAAATCCGTTGCTCCGTTTcctgcccacacacacacacactcacaccgctTTCTGGTGCAGAAGATGAGATTCATCATCTTCTGTTAGTGATTGTAACATCTTTTTTAGGTTTAATTTTGTACCTTTTGTTGGTGATCGATCGTGCGCCCTCTTTACCGCTCCGGGGGGAATGGCCAGCTTTCCTTTTCCTGCTGTAGATGTATGTAAACGAAGGGCTATGCTTTTGATCTGTTTTTTGCGTAACTACACACGGCCTACTACTAATAACTACTGTGCCCGCAATAGTAACAGTAGGATTTGCTTAGTTTGTGAGATCCTTCCTGCATGCTTTTGAGCATCCGTTCCGGGCAAGGATCTTCCGCTTCTCTCCTACTTCAAAGTCATATAAACCATCATATTGCGTGCGAACGACAGGTCCGCATTGTGACAGGCTGCAGGGTCGTGTGAGCCCTTCTCGTGTGTAGCAAGTAAGCAGGTAGGCTTAAGATTAGGGTAGAAAGCTAGGGAATAAGTTTTAACGTAAACATTGTTAACTATCAAAAAAGCGGGAGGAGAAAAGGTAGAGAAACGCAAGGCAAAAGGCAAACTGCACGGTTGAGTTAAAACacgaaagagtcaataaacaTTTTAAGGACCAATGTCGTTTTTTGTGGGTTTCTTTTACGGACAATTTCTCCACCACTAAAATGCGTGCACACGTGTATGGTTTGGTCTTTTCAGTGTATTTCTTATGATGAGATTTGCTTACATGTAAAAACGTTCACTTTGCTtcttcacacacgcacgccgGTTGTCGCCCGTTTTGATCGTGCTGTTGGCATTTTGCGGATGTGACCTTTCGTCACAAAGGTTTGTAGTGCATTGCATCTCACACTCCGCTCCCCGAAACCATTTCCTTCTTTGCGCACCGGCAATGGCTGAGCGGGGTGTGGCAGAGGGTAAGATTCAAAAGAATGCTAGAAATGCGGTGTTGAGGAAATGTTGCGATAAGAGCTCCCGTCGTTACGCCCGTTATTACACGTATATCCCGACCGAGAGCAGCAGAAACAGAACACCGAACCCGAGAAACAGCgaggcaaacagactgatcgACAGCTCCTTAAAGATGACGCTCTCCTTTGACGGTTGCTTCGGGCGGGACACCTCGAACACGAAGAACCAGGCGGTGAAGAAGGtgccgaacagcagcagcacgctggCCAGGTGCGGGAACACGGCCGGATTGACCGGCGACACATAGCGTACCATCAAATCCATGATGTTTTTTTCCGGATAGTGCTTGTTTTACTGCGGTGTGCCGGCAAAGGGTTGGTTTGACTCTGCGAGagaaattaatgtttaatgcaaCGTTTACCACTGCAGATATTTACAAGACCCGGGACAAGGGATGGTTATTGAACGTACAGTGGTAGTAGAATTGTAGctattttacaaaaacaagCTACTTTTACTACGTGCGGGTTCGGCTTTTTCTGCACAAGTAACCCTTGTTGTCGAAACTGACGTGgcgtgttatttttttgtttccatccaACTGACAGGTCGTTTGACACGAGACAGCAAAAAGCAGGGACACTGGtaccatttaattttgttcttTCTAATATTTTTCTGTGGTTtcgaaaaattatttaattactaGAATTAAAAACTAACGAACTGTGTTTCGCTATTCGCAATGTGTGTAAGCTTTATTATACGCTTTCCATAGAACGATACAAATGAGAGGACTATAATATCATGAATAGACGATGAAAAGTAACAGGCCAGCTGAGCCAGAGACCTCTTGCACAAACATAAATGGATATAGGCACAGGGAAGAGATAGAGCAGAAAACAGAAACGAAAAATAAGCGCATAGAAATTTCAAGACGTTGGTACCGCCGAATCTGCCGGCTTGCGCGCTTGCACAGCTAGTTACGCGCTAAAGCCAGCCTTTTGTCGACATTTCTGCATGAGCGCACGCAACATAAACTGCTTCCGCGACAGCTGCCGAATCTGCTTGAGGAACACCTCCAGATCGATCACACCGCTGCGAAGCGCTTCTCCCATGAAGTAGGTTGCATCTTCGATGGCGGCCTCCTCTGCGTAGGCATTCAGTAGTCTGTTTGGGGAAGGGGAGAGGCAAAGAAGGAGCGGATAAGTGAATTGTGTTGCGATTTGATTTGTCCCGTCTTCATACGTACTGCTTGTATAGCGGGGCAGTGGTGGTAACTGCTTCATCGACATCGATCGATTCCACATTGTCCAACGATTCCAGCGCACGTTccagctccttctccttgtCCTTCAGCACGGTAATACTCTTCGTCAGCTCCTTTTCGTCCCGTTCGAGCCGGGACATGATTTCCTTGATCTTAACTTGGCCCTCGTTTAGCTCCTGCTGAGTTCGCCGCAGCGTTTGCACCTCCGCCTGACACTGGTTGACCTTCTCCTGCACCCGGCGTTTCAGCTTGTCCTCCACGGCACTGATGAGCGATGCACGAATGTGTTCCTCTGTGATGGTTCCGGTGCCCTGGTAGTGTGGGTAGAGAAACACGCAATTACGGATCAATTTTTTGATTATCTCTATTAAGGGAGTGGCCTTACCACGCTTGGAGTTTGGCCTGAGATTGACCCAGGAGCCGGCGGGTAGGGAGGCATTCCGTAAGGCATTCCATAACCGGGCCCGGCAGCACCGGGTGCAGGCTGTCCGTAGCTATTATATCCTGGCCCCGGCACCGGGTACGGAGTGAACTGTTGCGTTGGGTACGGTGGGTTGTATGAGGTGCTGGTGGCAGGCGTCGGCGGCATGTAAGACGCTGGTAGAGAGCAACAATGAAAAACCTTATAGCTTTTTACATTTAGATTCAACCACATTCTACTTACGCGGCTGGTAGGTTGTTTCTGGTCCTTTCGAATACACCGGAGGCACTTCGCCGAATGTGACGCTCATGATTTGAATCAGGTCCAGCAGATCGGCATTTTTCTGTTCGACAATCAAGATCACGATTAGCTTCAGTATGCAGCGATTTGTTGCTCCCTAGAGCACCTACCGGATTCCAATCGTGCAGGTATGGCAAATAGATTTTTCCATTGAAATCCACGTACGCAGACAccttgatgcgcatttcgggCGTCGGTTTGACGTAGCAGATCGGGGCATTCTTCGGATGCGTGTCCATCAGCCAGATGCAGATGGGTATGTTGTACGTGTTGCCCTTATACTTTACCGGTATGGTGCCGTGCAGATTGAGCAACATCTTCGTGCTGCCATCGTTGAACACTGAAAAACAAGTGTAAAACGATAAAGATACCGCACAGGTCTGCAATCAGTACAATCAGCCCGAAGATGACTCACCGTACTCTTCCACCCGATGCTGCAATCCGTGGTAAATCCGCAACGCGTTCATGACATCCTTTTTGGTCGTGGTCGGATCTCGGTACTGCGAAAAAGAAAGCAGCGCGTCAGGAAGGGGCTTCGTCTGGGGCCCACACTTTTCACACTCACCGAGGACAGCATACGAGCCAGCGCATTCTCGTCCAGCTTGTGCATTGTGCTGCCGTTGTTTATGCTTTACCACAGGGGACGTTGCTGCACGGGAAGCCCTAGAAACGGGGCAGTAAAACGAAGGGAACAGTTCTTTCCCGTTTTACTACGGTCCGCCGTGGGGTGGAGGGGGAGTTCCGGACTTACTCTCCCTTCTTTGTTGCGAACGGAAAAAGTTGCACGAACCTCTTCGCGAGCTTTTGATATGACGGGATTGCTACTTGCTAATAACAATTAAACGTTCTAAATCTGCTCCGTGCTGATGTCTGATTTGACAGCTCACGCACACTGCCATCTGTTTTGTACAGCGATGCGCGTAAAAGTAGGCGAGGTCGCTAAAATTGAATATGAAAAGTTGCATTTAAAAGGTTAGTATGGGCTCTAATGCACCTTCTGTTGAATCTTTCATAGtgttttattataatatttagTTTTTATCACAAGCTGTGCCTTTTTTCTCTGCAGAAATGGATAAAAATTTGATTTCCCAACGCCGTACTTCCTCGACGCTGGCAACACTGTCAGTAAAGTGCACCGCTGTCAAACTGTTGTTATtggatgttttgtattttagtgCCTGTTTTCCCCACTGTTGGCGCAGTAGCTAAAGAACCGCCGAAGCCGACTCTACGTCGTTCGCTTGCAGTGAAGAAAATCCCGGAATAGTTACGAGAGGGGACGGAAACTAGTGGCTATTATTATCCCAGGGCGCACCAACCATGTCTCTGGTCGAATCGTCCCAACGCTCGTTGGAGGATGATGAATCGTTCATCATACTCGGCACCACGCCGACACCCTCGATGGACATCTATTCCATCGCCCCGGTCTCCTCCCAGCCAGCATCGGTGGTTGAGCGAGAAATAGCCGAATTAGCAAAATCGTTGCCCACCGTCACCAAGATGGAAACCTCCACCCAGCTCGATTCCACCACCTACAGCCTGCTGCCGAACGCCGGACCAGTGCTAAGTGCCTCGACGATTGCGTCGCAGCCAGCAAAATCGCTGCATGAATCATCGTCATCACCATCTGCCTCCCCGAAAGTGTCGATGATGGTTGCGTCAACCGAATCGGTGCAGCAGGTGCCGCCGTCACTGCGCTCGACCAAAGGCTCGCTGAAAAGCTTGCAATCGATCGAGAACAAGGAAAACAGCGTGCCGCCGATGGTGACGAGCGTTAGCCAAACGCCCACCGCGTCCTTTATACTGGGCGAAACGCAATCGATTCTGCACCAGTTCCCGAGCCTGGCCCAATCGTCCGTATCGTTCGAGGAGATACAGCTGCTCCAGAAGCTTAGCATGGAGCACAGCCAGCTGAAGGAGAGCCTACAGCGGGCGAATGTGGCGATGCGCAAGAACTTTACCTCCATACAGCAGCTGCAGGACGAAACGAAGGCGCGCTGTGCCGCCCAGGATGCGCTGAtcgagcagcagaagcagcagatTGAGCAGCTTACCGAAGCAAACGGCCGGCTGGCGGGTGAGCTAGCGGCAGCGCGAAAGGAACACaccgaaaaggaaaaagagcACCAGAACACGATCGTGGAGCTGCAGGCGGAACTGAGCGAAATTGGCCGGGTGCGTGAGGTGGAGCGCAACGCGGCCCAGTACGAGGTGGACGAGCTGAAGAAGGAATCGTCCGAGCGGCAGGCCATCATACAGAATCTGTCCAAGCACATCGAACGCTTGGAGCTTCAAATTAAGGGCTTCGTGGTGGTGAACACCAACAAGCCGGAGGGCGACGATGGTAAGGCTAGCTTCGTTTCGGAAGAAACGCACAAGCGAGAGCTGAAGCAAATCGAGCGACGCTTGTCGGTGGAGGTGGCCAAAAACTTGGAGTTTGAGGATATGGTAAGTGGATGGTGTTGTTAATGCTTCTTTTCTACTTGAGCCGCATttacattttctatttacATTGCCTGATTCCAGCGTAAAGTATATGTCGACGAGATCAATTGCCTGAAGGCAAACCTGAAAACAGCGGAACAAGTGTACGCAGCGGGCCGCGTCGAGGCTCAGCAGCAGTTCGATGACATCAAGGCGCGGGACGAAACGATTGCGCAGCTGCGCCAGCAGATAACCACACTCGAGGAAAGGGTACAGATGCTTACCGTGCAGTCGGACATTTTCCAGAAGGATTTCGAAGCCGAACGTACGGCGCGCGAAGAGCTGGCCGGTGAAAAGAGCCGCATTTTGGGCGAGTTTGAAGTGCTGCAGCGTCGCAATGCCGAACTTACTGCGCAAGTTTCCCAAACGTTAGTCTTAAGAGCGATGGGTGGGGGAGATGTGTAAAGTAATTTAATCttggtatgtttttgtcccattTTGCAGTGAATCAGACCGGGCAGAAACAGCTCAGCGGGCAGCGAAAATGGTACAGCAGGCTACATCTAGCCAGGAGGCTGCAGGAACGAACAACACTCCCGCCAATCAACCCGAGGAGGAGCAGAAGGAACCGCTCAGTCTGCTGCGCTGTCCACTCTGTCTGAAGGGCTACAAAGATTTCAGCTCACTGCAGAGCCACGCTGCCGACTGTATGGGGATTGAGTAGGATTTTTGGAAGAACCACACCTGTATTACCCGAGGAAGAGCAGTCGTAAACTGTTATCTTGTAATGTTAAGCCACACCTCTTATTGAGTGCATCTTAAGAAGAGTTTAATTGtgttacaataaaaaaatagtgtCATGAATTATATACCAACTGTAGAGAAAGTCTTGTCGTGCAGCTGAACAATGATTATGGAAGAAATCGTATTAGAAAACAGAGATAAGAGCTGGTGCCCCGTTACTCATGTATTCCCGCGATGAATCATGGCGCTGACTTGGTGGGGTTTAATGCATGTATTATCAGCAAATGTGCGCCCACTGATAACATGCCCTTTatggcgtttgttttgttttactaatTGTTTGATAttcgttctctctctatctctatctctaccCATTGCACGCACATTAGaaattctttccaaaacaaatcCATAATTACATACGCAGCAGGCGCTGTTGCCGGtagaaactgtcaaaattgcgaatcaaaacaaaagccacaGCTGGGCGCCATAACACACTCGCAGCAAAAGTGCTCTCGTTTCAGTGGCATTTTAACCATGTACAACCACCGGCAAAGTACGGTTCGAAGCGGAAGAAAGTGCTTCTTGTGCCATAATACACGCTACCGTAGCAAAAACTGCCGCCTGTTCCGGTTTCCGGCGCGCGGTACGGCGATGTGGACCCGCTGGCTGACGGTGATGGCGCTCGCAGAAGAGGACGTCCGTCCCGACGAACATCCGCGGCTGTGTCAGCGGCATTTTGAGCGGAAGGACTTTCTCACCCG contains:
- the LOC120895900 gene encoding transmembrane protein 258 codes for the protein MDLMVRYVSPVNPAVFPHLASVLLLFGTFFTAWFFVFEVSRPKQPSKESVIFKELSISLFASLFLGFGVLFLLLSVGIYV
- the LOC120908871 gene encoding tumor susceptibility gene 101 protein codes for the protein MHKLDENALARMLSSYRDPTTTKKDVMNALRIYHGLQHRVEEYVFNDGSTKMLLNLHGTIPVKYKGNTYNIPICIWLMDTHPKNAPICYVKPTPEMRIKVSAYVDFNGKIYLPYLHDWNPKNADLLDLIQIMSVTFGEVPPVYSKGPETTYQPPSYMPPTPATSTSYNPPYPTQQFTPYPVPGPGYNSYGQPAPGAAGPGYGMPYGMPPYPPAPGSISGQTPSVGTGTITEEHIRASLISAVEDKLKRRVQEKVNQCQAEVQTLRRTQQELNEGQVKIKEIMSRLERDEKELTKSITVLKDKEKELERALESLDNVESIDVDEAVTTTAPLYKQLLNAYAEEAAIEDATYFMGEALRSGVIDLEVFLKQIRQLSRKQFMLRALMQKCRQKAGFSA
- the LOC120908869 gene encoding NF-kappa-B essential modulator isoform X1; the protein is MSLVESSQRSLEDDESFIILGTTPTPSMDIYSIAPVSSQPASVVEREIAELAKSLPTVTKMETSTQLDSTTYSLLPNAGPVLSASTIASQPAKSLHESSSSPSASPKVSMMVASTESVQQVPPSLRSTKGSLKSLQSIENKENSVPPMVTSVSQTPTASFILGETQSILHQFPSLAQSSVSFEEIQLLQKLSMEHSQLKESLQRANVAMRKNFTSIQQLQDETKARCAAQDALIEQQKQQIEQLTEANGRLAGELAAARKEHTEKEKEHQNTIVELQAELSEIGRVREVERNAAQYEVDELKKESSERQAIIQNLSKHIERLELQIKGFVVVNTNKPEGDDGKASFVSEETHKRELKQIERRLSVEVAKNLEFEDMRKVYVDEINCLKANLKTAEQVYAAGRVEAQQQFDDIKARDETIAQLRQQITTLEERVQMLTVQSDIFQKDFEAERTAREELAGEKSRILGEFEVLQRRNAELTAQVSQTESDRAETAQRAAKMVQQATSSQEAAGTNNTPANQPEEEQKEPLSLLRCPLCLKGYKDFSSLQSHAADCMGIE
- the LOC120908869 gene encoding NF-kappa-B essential modulator isoform X2 — its product is MSLVESSQRSLEDDESFIILGTTPTPSMDIYSIAPVSSQPASVVEREIAELAKSLPTVTKMETSTQLDSTTYSLLPNAGPVLSASTIASQPAKSLHESSSSPSASPKVSMMVASTESVQQVPPSLRSTKGSLKSLQSIENKENSVPPMVTSVSQTPTASFILGETQSILHQFPSLAQSSVSFEEIQLLQKLSMEHSQLKESLQRANVAMRKNFTSIQQLQDETKARCAAQDALIEQQKQQIEQLTEANGRLAGELAAARKEHTEKEKEHQNTIVELQAELSEIGRVREVERNAAQYEVDELKKESSERQAIIQNLSKHIERLELQIKGFVVVNTNKPEGDDGKASFVSEETHKRELKQIERRLSVEVAKNLEFEDMRKVYVDEINCLKANLKTAEQVYAAGRVEAQQQFDDIKARDETIAQLRQQITTLEERVQMLTVQSDIFQKDFEAERTAREELAGEKSRILGEFEVLQRRNAELTAESDRAETAQRAAKMVQQATSSQEAAGTNNTPANQPEEEQKEPLSLLRCPLCLKGYKDFSSLQSHAADCMGIE
- the LOC120895899 gene encoding partner of Y14 and mago yields the protein MTTYSTDSQGKFIPATQRPDGTWRKPRRVRDGYVPQEEVPLYESKGKQFAQKPTLPPGLSPEVVQKAKEKRERERLRQAREEQQRKEQQNKKQQAGALPPGVLAVDGGAVGGNSDKQKSGGGGGGTKNAAGAASRSSKKTPELPDILLDQRPAGKAKQPQQHTKTSQQKSTTAAAAAAVSNNSDSTVDELASALASGAQLAGADAQQLEVAKKLRKLRKKIREIEAIETKLRSTDGPKLDKDQLEKVKRKPDILQEIEELEVQYSAGAM